One segment of Salvelinus fontinalis isolate EN_2023a chromosome 12, ASM2944872v1, whole genome shotgun sequence DNA contains the following:
- the calub gene encoding calumenin-B isoform X1 has product MDKRHGTNAYVTLLAGRVFTTGNDGCVSGVARYSKSKDWCKPTIEKKDRVHHEDPLSNRDHEDAENFDYDHEAFLGQDESKTFDQLTPEESKERLGMLVERIDEDKDGYVSVEEMKKWIKHSQKRWIYDDVDRQWKGHDHNGDGLVSWEEYKNATYGYILDDPDPEDGFSYRQMISRDERRFKMSDLDADLKANKEEFTAFLHPEEYDHMKDIVVLETMEDIDKNGDGFIDLEEYIGDMYNQEGDPSEPEWVRTEREQFTEFRDTNKDGRMDKEETKDWILPSDYDHAEAEAKHLVYESDNDKDGKLTKAEIVEKYDLFVGSQATDFGEALARHDEF; this is encoded by the exons ATGGACAAGAGGCATGGCACAAACGCATATGTAACGCTGTTGGCTGGTCGAGTTTTTACGACCGGAAACGATGGGTGTGTATCCGGAGTAGCTAGATATTCAAAATCGAAAGACTGGTG TAAACCCACCATCGAGAAAAAGGACCGCGTCCACCATGAAGACCCGCTTAGCAACCGTGACCATGAAGATGCAGAGAACTTTGATTACGACCACGAGGCGTTTCTAGGACAGGACGAGTCCAAGACCTTTGATCAGCTCACACCGGAAGAGAGCAAGGAGAGACttgg tatgttggTAGAGCGTATAGATGAGGACAAGGATGGCTATGTGTCAGTGGAGGAGATGAAAAAGTGGATCAAACACAGTCAAAAGAGGTGGATCTATGACGACGTGGACCGCCAGTGGAAAGGTCATGACCATAACGGAGATGGACTGGTGTCCTGGGAGGAGTACAAGAATGCTACATATGGATACATACTGG ATGATCCAGACCCAGAGGATGGCTTCAGCTACAGGCAGATGATTTCACGCGATGAGAGGAGATTTAAAATGTCTGACCTGGATGCTGACCTGAAGGCCAATAAAGAGGAGTTTACAGCCTTCCTCCATCCTGAGGAGTACGACCATATGAAGGATATAGTTGTGCTG gagACCATGGAGGACATCGATAAGAACGGAGACGGCTTCATAGACCTGGAGGAGTACATAG GTGACATGTATAACCAAGAGGGGGATCCGTCAGAGCCGGAGTgggtgaggacagagagagaacagtttactGAGTTCAGAGACACGAACAAAGATGGCCGCATGGACAAGGAGGAGACCAAAGACTGGATCCTGCCTTCAGACTATGACCACGCAGAGGCAGAAGCCAAACACCTGGTCTACGAGTCAGATAatgacaag GATGGCAAACTGACTAAGGCAGAGATCGTTGAGAAGTATGACCTCTTTGTTGGTAGCCAGGCTACTGACTTTGGAGAAGCCTTGGCAAGACACGATGAATTCTAA
- the calub gene encoding calumenin-B isoform X2: protein MELRPLVMCFALCVVYAFSKPTIEKKDRVHHEDPLSNRDHEDAENFDYDHEAFLGQDESKTFDQLTPEESKERLGMLVERIDEDKDGYVSVEEMKKWIKHSQKRWIYDDVDRQWKGHDHNGDGLVSWEEYKNATYGYILDDPDPEDGFSYRQMISRDERRFKMSDLDADLKANKEEFTAFLHPEEYDHMKDIVVLETMEDIDKNGDGFIDLEEYIGDMYNQEGDPSEPEWVRTEREQFTEFRDTNKDGRMDKEETKDWILPSDYDHAEAEAKHLVYESDNDKDGKLTKAEIVEKYDLFVGSQATDFGEALARHDEF from the exons ATGGAGCTGCGGCCGTTGGTCATGTGCTTTGCGCTGTGCGTGGTCTATGCCTTTAGTAAACCCACCATCGAGAAAAAGGACCGCGTCCACCATGAAGACCCGCTTAGCAACCGTGACCATGAAGATGCAGAGAACTTTGATTACGACCACGAGGCGTTTCTAGGACAGGACGAGTCCAAGACCTTTGATCAGCTCACACCGGAAGAGAGCAAGGAGAGACttgg tatgttggTAGAGCGTATAGATGAGGACAAGGATGGCTATGTGTCAGTGGAGGAGATGAAAAAGTGGATCAAACACAGTCAAAAGAGGTGGATCTATGACGACGTGGACCGCCAGTGGAAAGGTCATGACCATAACGGAGATGGACTGGTGTCCTGGGAGGAGTACAAGAATGCTACATATGGATACATACTGG ATGATCCAGACCCAGAGGATGGCTTCAGCTACAGGCAGATGATTTCACGCGATGAGAGGAGATTTAAAATGTCTGACCTGGATGCTGACCTGAAGGCCAATAAAGAGGAGTTTACAGCCTTCCTCCATCCTGAGGAGTACGACCATATGAAGGATATAGTTGTGCTG gagACCATGGAGGACATCGATAAGAACGGAGACGGCTTCATAGACCTGGAGGAGTACATAG GTGACATGTATAACCAAGAGGGGGATCCGTCAGAGCCGGAGTgggtgaggacagagagagaacagtttactGAGTTCAGAGACACGAACAAAGATGGCCGCATGGACAAGGAGGAGACCAAAGACTGGATCCTGCCTTCAGACTATGACCACGCAGAGGCAGAAGCCAAACACCTGGTCTACGAGTCAGATAatgacaag GATGGCAAACTGACTAAGGCAGAGATCGTTGAGAAGTATGACCTCTTTGTTGGTAGCCAGGCTACTGACTTTGGAGAAGCCTTGGCAAGACACGATGAATTCTAA